Proteins co-encoded in one Streptomyces sp. NBC_01283 genomic window:
- a CDS encoding MFS transporter produces the protein MAAKVQVAQDGPRKDGNGSGDGDGGAPGLLDTYREVIGHTGVLLPVISFLGRLPVAMIQFGSVLLVTETSGSLATGGVVACALALGQVTMGPLVGRLADRRGQRAVVLGFSLLNAVAIAVYTLGALLKLPTPALIVLAVLAGASIPGIGPLARARAVPLVRRAGGDDRLVNTVLSLESTMDELSFVLGPAFVGLAAVAWHPAYAFGAAALLVAVCGSGFALHPTGRTVRAAPVRGRAARARGGRERLPRAVVVVRVGLVFVGVLLGACGAGITALTEELGQPGQAGLVYAAMGVMSAVVGLSMAALPERFGLYARWRVATAAAALLSLPLVWTDNITALYLVVTVFGAVYAPNLITGFALTERSCPPRRLAEGMTFAASAFVGGQAVTLAVAGRLAESYGPGAAFALGSVAAAVAFLVALAARPAADDGANATTPQVTPGAAGR, from the coding sequence ATGGCTGCAAAAGTACAGGTCGCTCAGGACGGGCCACGGAAGGACGGAAACGGGAGCGGGGACGGGGACGGGGGAGCACCCGGGCTCCTGGACACCTACCGGGAAGTCATCGGGCACACCGGAGTGCTCCTTCCGGTGATCTCGTTCCTCGGCAGGCTCCCCGTGGCCATGATCCAGTTCGGCAGTGTCCTGCTGGTCACCGAGACCAGCGGATCCCTCGCCACGGGCGGCGTGGTCGCCTGCGCCCTCGCGCTCGGCCAGGTGACCATGGGCCCGCTCGTCGGCCGCCTCGCCGACCGGCGGGGCCAGCGCGCCGTCGTCCTCGGCTTCTCGCTGCTCAACGCCGTGGCGATCGCGGTGTACACGCTCGGCGCGCTCCTGAAGCTGCCCACGCCCGCGCTGATCGTCCTCGCCGTGCTCGCCGGCGCGAGCATCCCCGGGATCGGCCCGCTGGCCCGCGCACGCGCCGTCCCGCTGGTCCGCCGGGCGGGCGGCGACGACCGTCTGGTCAACACCGTGCTGTCCCTGGAGAGCACGATGGACGAGCTGTCCTTCGTGCTCGGCCCCGCCTTCGTGGGCCTCGCCGCGGTGGCGTGGCACCCGGCGTACGCGTTCGGCGCGGCAGCACTCCTGGTCGCCGTCTGCGGCTCCGGCTTCGCACTGCACCCCACGGGCCGGACGGTACGGGCCGCCCCGGTGCGGGGGCGGGCGGCACGCGCGCGTGGCGGCCGGGAGCGCCTTCCGCGCGCGGTCGTCGTCGTACGGGTCGGCCTCGTCTTCGTCGGCGTGCTGCTCGGCGCCTGTGGGGCGGGCATCACGGCCCTCACCGAGGAGTTGGGGCAACCGGGCCAGGCAGGGCTCGTCTACGCCGCCATGGGCGTCATGAGCGCCGTCGTGGGGCTCTCCATGGCCGCGCTGCCCGAGCGCTTCGGCCTGTACGCCCGCTGGCGCGTGGCGACGGCCGCCGCGGCACTGCTCTCGCTGCCGCTGGTGTGGACGGACAACATCACGGCCCTGTACCTCGTGGTGACCGTGTTCGGCGCCGTCTACGCCCCGAACCTGATCACCGGCTTCGCGCTCACCGAGCGCTCCTGCCCGCCGCGGCGCCTCGCCGAGGGGATGACGTTCGCGGCGAGCGCCTTCGTCGGCGGCCAGGCGGTCACGCTCGCCGTGGCGGGACGCCTGGCCGAGTCCTACGGCCCCGGAGCGGCGTTCGCGCTCGGCAGCGTGGCCGCCGCCGTCGCGTTCCTCGTCGCCCTTGCCGCCCGCCCCGCGGCGGACGACGGCGCGAACGCCACCACCCCTCAGGTCACGCCGGGCGCCGCAGGACGGTGA
- the treY gene encoding malto-oligosyltrehalose synthase, with protein sequence MTPERSEPAVPPPPTATYRLQLQPEFPFEAAEAAVPYLASLGVSHLHLSPVLEAVPGSTHGYDVVDHARVREELGGEEGLRCLSRTARAHGLGLVVDIVPNHMAAVPRHNHALWEVLREGPGSPYARWFDIDWDAGGGRVLLPVLGRGVGDELERLRVDGDVLHYHEHAFPLREGTAELPLPRLLDAQWYRLGWWRLARTELNYRRFFTISDLIGVRVEDPEVFDATHGKILELLREGVVEGLRIDHPDGLADPGAYLQRLQEATRGSWTVVEKILADGEQLPAAWPVAGTTGYDALRHIDGLFTDPAGAGELLGQYRRFTAPAVDRGGDWEATVRRAAYKVLTHELAAETDRLTREATALCTVDPALRDHAPWALRTALLELLVRLPVYRPYVSGGADPASVLTVGAAEEAKAAFAVREEAEAVDVVRDLVLGRLGSGPAVDGFRARFAQTSSALRAKAVEDTAFYRHAPLLSAAEVGGSPDRPAVTPEAFHAYCARVQRDWPYAGTVLSTHDTKRSADVRAGIAVLTQCPEKWADLLVDVTEQTARAGGTSAPDPQLAWAAWQTAVGFGFPYDERLQQALLKHVREAGLHTSWTEPNEAYEKAVTAFVEAGPCGPPLYTVAEFASGLRPHVRAGVLGATLIQLTMPGVPDLYQGTESEYRALVDPDNRRPVRFQPHVLEYLEQHRDRWDLSEEKLALTSTALRLRRRRPELFGGAATYEPLAARGPGAAHCVAFTRSGEVIAAATRLSLRLAEAGGWRSTELELPEGRWADLLTRGREFTGHARVEELFGELPVVLLERVSTGADE encoded by the coding sequence ATGACGCCTGAGCGCTCAGAGCCCGCGGTCCCGCCGCCGCCCACCGCCACGTACCGACTGCAGCTCCAGCCGGAGTTCCCCTTCGAGGCCGCCGAGGCGGCCGTCCCGTACCTGGCGTCGCTGGGCGTCTCGCACCTGCACCTGTCGCCGGTGCTTGAGGCCGTTCCCGGGTCCACGCACGGCTACGACGTCGTGGACCACGCGCGCGTACGCGAGGAGCTCGGCGGGGAGGAGGGGCTGCGGTGCCTCTCGCGCACCGCGCGGGCGCACGGACTCGGCCTCGTCGTGGACATCGTGCCGAACCACATGGCGGCGGTGCCGCGCCACAACCACGCCCTCTGGGAAGTGCTGCGGGAGGGGCCCGGATCGCCGTACGCGCGGTGGTTCGACATCGACTGGGACGCGGGCGGCGGACGCGTGCTGCTTCCGGTGCTCGGGCGCGGGGTCGGGGACGAGCTGGAGCGCCTGCGGGTGGACGGCGACGTGCTGCACTACCACGAGCACGCCTTCCCCCTCCGCGAAGGCACCGCGGAGCTGCCGCTGCCCCGGCTCCTGGACGCGCAGTGGTACCGGCTCGGCTGGTGGCGCCTTGCCCGTACGGAGCTCAACTACCGGCGCTTCTTCACCATTTCGGACCTCATCGGGGTGCGCGTCGAGGACCCCGAGGTGTTCGACGCCACCCACGGGAAGATCCTCGAACTGCTGCGGGAGGGGGTCGTGGAGGGACTGCGGATCGACCATCCCGACGGGCTCGCGGATCCGGGCGCGTACCTCCAGCGGCTCCAGGAGGCCACACGGGGCAGCTGGACCGTCGTCGAGAAGATCCTCGCCGACGGGGAGCAGCTGCCCGCCGCGTGGCCCGTCGCGGGCACCACCGGATACGACGCGCTGCGCCACATCGACGGCCTCTTCACGGACCCGGCGGGGGCGGGCGAGCTCCTCGGCCAGTACCGCAGGTTCACGGCGCCCGCGGTGGACCGGGGCGGCGACTGGGAGGCGACGGTGCGGCGCGCCGCGTACAAGGTGCTCACCCATGAGCTGGCCGCCGAGACCGACCGCCTCACGCGCGAGGCGACCGCCCTCTGCACCGTGGACCCCGCGCTGCGCGACCACGCGCCCTGGGCCCTGCGCACCGCGCTCCTGGAGCTGCTCGTGCGGCTCCCCGTCTACCGGCCGTACGTCTCCGGGGGCGCCGACCCCGCTTCGGTGCTCACCGTGGGGGCCGCCGAGGAGGCGAAGGCGGCCTTCGCGGTACGGGAGGAGGCCGAGGCGGTCGATGTCGTACGGGACCTGGTCCTCGGGCGGCTGGGGTCGGGGCCCGCGGTCGACGGCTTCCGCGCGCGGTTCGCGCAGACCTCGTCGGCGCTGCGGGCCAAGGCGGTCGAGGACACGGCGTTCTACCGGCACGCGCCGCTCCTGTCGGCCGCCGAGGTGGGCGGCTCCCCCGATCGTCCCGCGGTGACCCCGGAGGCCTTTCACGCCTACTGCGCGCGCGTGCAGCGCGACTGGCCGTACGCGGGGACGGTGCTCTCCACGCACGACACGAAGCGCAGCGCCGACGTACGGGCGGGCATCGCCGTCCTGACGCAGTGTCCGGAGAAGTGGGCGGACCTGCTGGTCGACGTGACCGAGCAGACCGCGCGCGCGGGCGGCACCAGCGCGCCGGATCCCCAACTGGCTTGGGCGGCCTGGCAGACGGCCGTCGGCTTCGGTTTCCCCTACGACGAACGGCTCCAGCAGGCCCTGCTCAAGCACGTGCGCGAGGCGGGCCTGCACACGAGCTGGACCGAGCCGAACGAGGCGTACGAGAAGGCCGTGACGGCGTTCGTGGAGGCGGGTCCCTGCGGGCCGCCGCTCTACACCGTGGCTGAGTTCGCGAGCGGGCTGCGGCCTCATGTGCGGGCCGGCGTCCTGGGGGCCACGCTGATCCAACTGACGATGCCCGGGGTGCCCGACCTCTACCAGGGCACGGAGAGCGAGTACCGGGCGCTCGTGGACCCGGACAACCGGCGGCCCGTGCGGTTCCAACCGCATGTCCTTGAGTACCTGGAGCAGCACCGGGACCGCTGGGACCTCTCCGAGGAGAAGCTGGCCCTGACGTCGACCGCGCTGCGGCTGCGCAGGCGGCGCCCGGAGCTGTTCGGCGGCGCGGCGACGTACGAGCCACTGGCGGCGCGGGGCCCCGGCGCGGCGCACTGCGTTGCCTTCACGCGCTCCGGAGAGGTGATCGCGGCGGCGACGCGGCTCTCCTTGCGGCTCGCCGAGGCGGGCGGCTGGCGCTCCACGGAACTGGAGCTGCCGGAGGGGCGGTGGGCCGATCTGCTCACCCGGGGGCGGGAGTTCACGGGGCACGCGCGCGTGGAGGAGCTCTTCGGGGAGCTGCCGGTGGTGCTCCTGGAGCGGGTCTCAACAGGGGCGGACGAGTAG
- a CDS encoding cytochrome P450, with amino-acid sequence MRARPGLIPGAWAESLRRDPPAPVVLRRALGGTTLPAGAVVACLIGSAGRDPYRFADPDRYDIFRADPAHLAFGAGPHYCPATALAGLAAECGLRALLDAMPGLRWAPGFRSAPQGLMTRAPRRLLVRPC; translated from the coding sequence GTGCGCGCCCGTCCGGGGCTGATACCCGGCGCCTGGGCGGAGTCCCTGCGCCGTGATCCGCCCGCCCCCGTCGTGCTGCGCCGCGCCCTGGGCGGCACCACGCTGCCCGCCGGAGCCGTGGTGGCATGCCTGATCGGCTCCGCGGGGCGCGACCCCTACCGCTTCGCCGACCCCGACCGCTACGACATCTTCCGCGCCGACCCGGCGCACCTGGCGTTCGGGGCGGGGCCGCACTACTGTCCGGCCACCGCCCTGGCCGGACTCGCCGCCGAATGCGGCCTGCGGGCCCTGCTCGACGCCATGCCGGGCCTGCGCTGGGCACCCGGATTCCGGTCCGCGCCCCAGGGCCTCATGACGCGGGCGCCGCGCCGGCTACTCGTCCGCCCCTGTTGA
- a CDS encoding M14 family zinc carboxypeptidase, which produces MSQLAEQRYPNVAELVLSARQLAAHRPELSTLRQVGASRAGRPLHLLSIGRSPRAVLVVAGAHANEPTGGSTLLHLAEWALQDEDLRADASWHFLLCADPDGANLHRTPAPRTLFDYHRHFFRPAGPEQPEWSPSVLPPDRLPPETRALTGVIDELRPYLQVSLHGTDLGGSWVQLTRDIPGLVEPFAKSAAELHIPVETGASDAAGWPVSGPGVHVLPGPGSAAAYPSLPEDARHTTWHHAHRYGGLTAIVEVPMWASDLVDDAAVHPSPVLALRGFSRRLRHDAGLVEGILGEAMPRLPEARGPLLRAARWALDLVPGLADDWARLPPAGTSMAYIGSVDAFGRRLPLRAAAMLLRVLDAAGDPAAPRLERLVQHWSEAFAERFRARWVPVEDQVEHQSRTTVAAARHARVQDD; this is translated from the coding sequence GTGAGTCAACTGGCGGAGCAGCGCTATCCCAATGTGGCCGAACTCGTGCTGTCCGCAAGGCAGTTGGCCGCCCACCGTCCGGAGCTCAGCACGCTGCGTCAGGTGGGGGCCTCGCGCGCCGGGAGACCTCTGCACCTGCTGTCCATCGGCCGCTCACCGCGCGCCGTCCTGGTCGTCGCGGGCGCGCACGCCAACGAACCGACCGGCGGCTCGACGCTGCTCCACCTCGCGGAATGGGCACTGCAGGACGAGGACCTGCGTGCCGACGCCTCCTGGCACTTCCTCCTGTGCGCCGACCCGGACGGCGCGAACCTGCACCGCACGCCCGCCCCGCGCACCCTCTTCGACTACCACCGGCACTTCTTCCGGCCCGCCGGACCCGAGCAGCCGGAGTGGTCCCCCTCCGTGCTTCCGCCCGACCGGCTGCCTCCGGAGACGCGCGCCCTGACCGGCGTCATCGACGAACTGCGGCCCTACCTGCAGGTGTCGCTGCACGGCACCGATCTCGGCGGCAGCTGGGTGCAGTTGACGCGGGACATCCCGGGGCTCGTGGAGCCGTTCGCCAAGTCGGCGGCGGAGCTGCACATACCGGTGGAGACGGGGGCTTCGGACGCCGCGGGCTGGCCCGTCTCGGGGCCGGGGGTCCATGTGCTGCCGGGTCCCGGTTCGGCGGCCGCCTATCCGAGCCTCCCCGAGGACGCCCGGCACACGACCTGGCACCACGCCCACCGGTACGGCGGCCTGACCGCCATCGTCGAGGTTCCCATGTGGGCGAGCGACCTCGTGGACGACGCGGCCGTCCACCCCTCGCCGGTGCTGGCGCTGCGCGGCTTCTCGCGGCGGCTGCGCCATGACGCGGGTCTGGTCGAGGGCATCCTCGGCGAGGCCATGCCGCGGCTCCCGGAGGCGCGGGGGCCACTCCTGCGCGCGGCACGCTGGGCGCTCGACCTGGTGCCCGGCCTCGCCGACGACTGGGCCCGGCTGCCGCCCGCGGGGACGTCGATGGCGTACATCGGCAGTGTCGACGCCTTCGGGCGCCGCCTTCCGCTGCGGGCCGCCGCGATGCTGCTGCGGGTCCTCGACGCGGCGGGCGACCCGGCCGCACCCCGCCTCGAACGGCTCGTCCAGCACTGGAGCGAGGCGTTCGCCGAGCGGTTCAGGGCGCGCTGGGTGCCGGTGGAGGACCAGGTGGAGCACCAGTCACGGACGACGGTCGCCGCCGCGCGGCACGCGCGCGTGCAGGACGACTGA
- a CDS encoding DUF1707 and FHA domain-containing protein: MTSSFEFHTYPARLTDAERDRALKVLREGAALGKLSHDTFVRRMELALAARQPDELAALTADLRTEGRLSRVVFGTVGAVSGFTVRLRRAWQAERLPKLLLPVPGNPHPLRIGRDPANGLRLSHETVSRVHAELSRQGGMWVLRDLGSTNGTSVNGRRVIGAAVVQDGDLIGFGKMSFRLSSS; the protein is encoded by the coding sequence GTGACGTCGTCCTTCGAGTTCCACACGTACCCCGCGCGGCTGACCGACGCCGAGCGTGACAGGGCGCTGAAGGTGCTCAGGGAGGGCGCCGCCCTCGGCAAGCTGTCGCACGACACGTTCGTGCGGCGCATGGAGCTGGCGCTCGCCGCCCGCCAACCCGACGAACTCGCCGCGCTCACCGCCGATCTGCGGACCGAGGGGCGCCTCTCGCGCGTGGTGTTCGGCACCGTCGGCGCGGTCTCCGGGTTCACGGTCCGGCTGCGCAGGGCCTGGCAGGCCGAGCGTCTGCCGAAGCTGCTTCTTCCGGTGCCGGGGAACCCGCATCCGCTGCGGATCGGCCGCGACCCCGCGAACGGCCTCAGGCTCAGCCACGAGACGGTTTCCCGGGTGCACGCAGAGCTGAGCAGACAGGGCGGCATGTGGGTGCTGCGCGACCTCGGGTCGACCAACGGCACGTCCGTGAACGGCCGCAGGGTGATCGGCGCGGCCGTCGTCCAGGACGGCGATCTGATCGGCTTCGGGAAGATGAGCTTCCGGCTCTCCTCCTCATGA
- the treZ gene encoding malto-oligosyltrehalose trehalohydrolase, whose translation MEFEVWAPGAARVALQCEDGTYAMERADGRAGWWTVRAEAADGARYGFSVDGGPVLPDPRSRRQPDGPDGLSAVVDHDRYAWRAPWAGRGVRDAVLYELHVGTYTPDGTLDSAAGRLGHLAELGVTHVELMPLCPFPGQHGWGYEGVSLWAVHEPYGGPDALKRFVDAAHAHGIGVVLDVVHNHLGPSGNHLPAFGPYFTETHQTPWGAAVNLDAPGSDEVRAYLVGSALAWLRDYRLDGLRLDAVHALRDTRACHFLEELSTAVDGLADELGRPLSLIAESDQGDPRVVTPRAQGGLGVHAQWNDDFHHALHATLTGEAHGYYEDFARAPFAALAKTLTGGFFHDGTYSTFRGRRHGRPVDRARTPAYRFLGYTQTHDQIGNRAQGDRLSATLSPGLLACAAALTLTGPFTPMLFMGEEWGAATPWQFFTDHTDPELAEAVRRGRRREFAAHGWAEGDIPDPQDPATRERSCLDWAEPLTDPHARVLAWYRELIALRRARGDLRDPDLATLRVAYDEERRWFAVRRGDLRIALNIGKEAVDIPLGGRGARVLAAWQPVTAPGADGLLRLPAESCAVLAMP comes from the coding sequence GTGGAGTTCGAGGTGTGGGCACCGGGGGCCGCGCGAGTCGCACTTCAGTGCGAGGACGGCACGTATGCGATGGAGCGCGCAGACGGCCGGGCCGGGTGGTGGACGGTGCGGGCGGAGGCCGCCGACGGGGCGCGGTACGGCTTCTCGGTCGACGGCGGCCCCGTGCTGCCCGACCCCCGCTCGCGACGCCAGCCGGACGGACCGGACGGGCTCAGCGCGGTCGTCGACCACGACCGGTACGCGTGGCGCGCGCCCTGGGCGGGGCGCGGAGTGCGGGACGCGGTCCTGTACGAGCTGCACGTGGGGACGTACACGCCGGACGGCACGCTCGACTCGGCCGCGGGGCGTCTGGGCCACCTCGCCGAGCTCGGCGTCACCCATGTGGAGCTGATGCCGCTCTGCCCGTTCCCGGGGCAGCACGGCTGGGGGTACGAGGGCGTCTCCCTGTGGGCCGTGCACGAGCCGTACGGTGGTCCCGACGCGCTGAAACGATTCGTCGACGCCGCGCACGCGCACGGCATCGGCGTCGTGCTCGACGTCGTCCACAACCACCTCGGCCCGTCCGGCAACCATCTGCCCGCGTTCGGGCCCTACTTCACGGAGACCCACCAGACCCCGTGGGGCGCCGCGGTCAACCTGGACGCCCCCGGCTCGGACGAGGTGCGCGCGTATCTGGTCGGCAGTGCGCTCGCCTGGCTGCGCGACTACCGCCTGGACGGCCTGCGGCTGGACGCGGTGCACGCGCTGCGGGACACGCGCGCGTGCCACTTCCTGGAGGAGCTCTCGACGGCCGTGGACGGTCTTGCCGACGAGCTCGGCAGGCCGCTCTCGCTGATCGCCGAGTCCGACCAGGGCGATCCGCGGGTCGTCACCCCGCGCGCGCAGGGCGGGCTCGGGGTGCACGCGCAGTGGAACGACGACTTCCACCACGCGCTGCACGCCACGCTCACCGGTGAGGCGCACGGCTACTACGAAGACTTCGCCCGGGCGCCCTTCGCCGCGCTCGCCAAGACGCTGACGGGCGGCTTCTTCCACGACGGCACGTACTCGACCTTCCGGGGACGCCGGCACGGCCGGCCCGTGGACCGCGCCCGGACGCCCGCGTACCGCTTCCTCGGCTACACGCAGACCCACGACCAGATCGGCAATCGCGCGCAGGGAGACCGCCTCTCCGCCACCCTCTCCCCCGGTCTGCTCGCCTGCGCCGCCGCGCTCACCCTCACCGGACCGTTCACGCCGATGCTGTTCATGGGCGAGGAGTGGGGCGCCGCGACGCCCTGGCAGTTCTTCACGGACCATACCGATCCCGAGCTCGCGGAGGCCGTACGCCGGGGCAGGCGCCGGGAGTTCGCCGCGCACGGATGGGCCGAGGGAGACATTCCGGACCCGCAGGACCCGGCCACCAGGGAGCGCTCCTGCCTCGACTGGGCCGAGCCGCTGACCGACCCCCACGCGCGCGTGCTGGCCTGGTACCGCGAACTGATCGCCCTGCGCCGGGCCCGCGGCGACCTCCGCGACCCCGATCTGGCGACGCTCCGGGTCGCGTACGACGAGGAGAGGCGGTGGTTCGCGGTCCGGCGCGGTGATCTGCGGATCGCGTTGAACATCGGCAAGGAGGCGGTCGACATCCCGCTGGGCGGCCGGGGCGCACGGGTGCTCGCGGCGTGGCAGCCGGTCACCGCGCCCGGAGCGGACGGGCTGCTGCGGCTGCCCGCCGAGTCCTGCGCGGTGCTCGCGATGCCGTGA
- a CDS encoding M24 family metallopeptidase: MTGAPAPFTADDYKARMDRAAADAADAGLAGLLVAPGPDMVWLTGYRPVDTERLTVLVLAAGQEPVLVVPTLEAPDAELAAGASALSLRDWTDGKDPYAATAPLLDVDGRFGISDNSWAMHLLGFQQELPNTSYVSLTEALPMLRAVKDAAELERLAAAGAAADATYEEIKKVAFAGRKETDIAAELADLLRRFGHSQVDFTVVGSGPNGANPHHEAGERVIANGDMVVLDFGGLLQGYGSDTSRTVHVGEPDAEEQRVHDIVREAQEAGCRAVRPGAVCQDVDRAARAVITEAGYGEHFIHRTGHGIGVTTHEPPYMIEGEELPLVPGMCFSVEPGIYLPGRFGVRIEDIVTVTEDGVRRLNSTPRELAIVN, encoded by the coding sequence ATGACCGGCGCGCCCGCGCCCTTCACCGCCGATGACTACAAGGCCCGCATGGACCGCGCCGCGGCCGACGCGGCGGACGCGGGGCTCGCCGGGCTGCTCGTCGCGCCGGGCCCCGACATGGTCTGGCTCACGGGCTACCGTCCGGTCGACACCGAGCGCCTCACCGTCCTCGTGCTCGCCGCGGGCCAGGAGCCGGTCCTCGTGGTGCCCACCCTGGAGGCCCCGGACGCGGAACTCGCCGCGGGCGCGAGCGCGCTCTCCCTGCGGGACTGGACCGACGGGAAGGACCCCTACGCCGCTACCGCACCGCTCCTGGACGTCGACGGCCGCTTCGGGATCAGCGACAACTCCTGGGCCATGCATCTCCTCGGCTTCCAGCAGGAGCTGCCGAACACCTCGTACGTGAGCCTGACCGAAGCGCTCCCCATGCTGCGCGCCGTCAAGGACGCCGCGGAGCTGGAGCGCCTCGCGGCGGCCGGTGCCGCCGCGGACGCCACGTACGAGGAGATCAAGAAGGTTGCCTTCGCGGGCCGCAAGGAGACCGACATAGCCGCCGAACTCGCCGATCTGTTGCGGAGGTTCGGGCACTCCCAGGTCGACTTCACCGTCGTCGGATCCGGCCCGAACGGCGCCAACCCGCACCACGAGGCGGGTGAGCGCGTCATCGCGAACGGCGACATGGTGGTCCTCGACTTCGGTGGCCTGCTGCAGGGCTACGGCTCGGACACCTCACGCACGGTGCACGTGGGCGAGCCCGACGCCGAGGAGCAGCGGGTCCACGACATCGTGCGCGAGGCACAGGAGGCCGGCTGCCGCGCGGTGCGGCCCGGCGCCGTCTGCCAGGACGTCGACAGGGCAGCGCGGGCGGTGATCACCGAGGCCGGGTACGGCGAGCACTTCATCCACCGCACCGGGCACGGCATCGGCGTCACCACCCACGAGCCGCCCTACATGATCGAGGGCGAGGAACTGCCGCTCGTGCCCGGCATGTGCTTCTCCGTGGAGCCCGGCATCTATCTGCCGGGCCGCTTCGGAGTGCGTATCGAGGACATAGTGACGGTCACCGAGGACGGCGTACGGCGCCTCAACTCCACGCCGCGCGAGCTGGCGATCGTCAACTGA
- a CDS encoding PDZ domain-containing protein, with amino-acid sequence MEQTALRPKPMPGQDPGDGDGGRFGKFGRGGRSGRGGGGGRDGGSGVGRKFGIGRKARAGRTPGSGHRSGTGPRPHAARRRGRRLITLLFGLLVSVVLVLTGVGLGTVSTTVIGMSKLADMQKQAQAQAQGGAKGQDGQAGQAPGRHAPGGQAAPGAASKPGAVPPAAAPKPPRKEHGKAEARTAARPTLGVEAVDAPKGAGALLVGVHSPGPGYTAGLVRGDVLLAFGGTRIASAKGLAVAVAAATPGRNVTVTVRHQSGGRQALSVTPGFVT; translated from the coding sequence ATGGAACAGACTGCGTTGCGTCCCAAGCCGATGCCCGGACAGGATCCCGGCGACGGTGACGGCGGCAGGTTCGGCAAGTTCGGAAGGGGCGGCAGAAGCGGCAGAGGCGGCGGAGGTGGCAGGGACGGCGGATCCGGTGTCGGCCGGAAGTTCGGCATAGGGCGGAAGGCCCGCGCCGGGCGCACACCCGGCTCGGGCCACCGATCCGGGACCGGCCCCCGCCCGCACGCCGCGCGACGGCGCGGGCGGCGGCTGATCACCCTGCTCTTCGGGCTGCTCGTCTCGGTCGTTCTCGTGCTGACGGGGGTGGGTCTCGGCACCGTCAGCACCACCGTCATCGGCATGAGCAAGCTCGCCGACATGCAGAAGCAGGCGCAGGCTCAGGCGCAGGGCGGCGCCAAGGGACAGGATGGACAGGCCGGGCAGGCTCCGGGTCGCCATGCCCCGGGTGGCCAGGCCGCTCCGGGTGCGGCGTCCAAACCCGGCGCCGTCCCGCCCGCCGCCGCGCCGAAGCCGCCGCGGAAGGAGCACGGCAAGGCCGAGGCGCGGACCGCCGCGCGACCCACGCTGGGCGTGGAGGCCGTCGATGCCCCCAAGGGTGCCGGAGCCCTGCTCGTCGGCGTGCACAGCCCGGGGCCCGGTTACACCGCCGGTCTCGTACGGGGTGACGTACTGCTCGCCTTCGGCGGGACCCGCATCGCGTCCGCCAAGGGCCTGGCGGTCGCGGTCGCCGCCGCCACCCCGGGAAGGAACGTCACTGTGACCGTGCGCCACCAGAGCGGAGGGCGGCAGGCCCTGTCGGTGACGCCGGGCTTCGTGACGTGA